One region of Oryza sativa Japonica Group chromosome 10, ASM3414082v1 genomic DNA includes:
- the LOC4349242 gene encoding uncharacterized protein isoform X1 translates to MLPYHGDRHRGSPPPYPAAAAHSSLSPSAAPFTVDCPRPAADPRVRNPNPPGLDLPTAPSLYTTAAAGDWGSSSWMEPPASYMAPSPAAATPPPPAYKGEAPETAPYGIFPGTCQIGNFMVTRPLRSESSQLTSAKGPGTWLGSSEVLPSGVGPSVFSPQQNTFVHKSEDAEPYPTQRGLLQYPPQYPAYDKYMTQLSSCSTNVPPPVMWTPPANSSEVVEQMFPVMNKNTGESSSSFSSYMNPCRINLDYFDCMWNEQKDLGHQTTDKHHGKWSSSASNAGDHLLNSLGADHRAARCFGNGRPIQESSEMKYDRGSFNSKVSPSEVGYVQSREFSSELPEVNNPTVDSPCWKGAPIAYPPSFGIMKNTDNSHSVNGVGGYQIEQSPEWSLKYSELFSKHQEVSASESVKSDALKTFKLPETRKNTEDNKEVLPVCIGVHNGIGNNASYFPEEQNSRRQKCYDSTGDCKNMIAANQQENLSVSKAKLLGEDSSNHIGSITEESINKGPSPLGSAPRALVENLSESLHVNVCSQAAGAEECTQAQICAKGGQQPRYYSDSGGSMLKTSSESRSKSRAELLKQMHDLSAMLLSTCNSVPLQGYEEELLQLVIQNLRDASSCISKVQNMSCSRNNLWMAMPEHSLVENDSELKTSISQAVAKLPEDKTLDDIDVSQLSIYKNLWVEAEASACKLKYELQLTRVKLAAMENHNNTQVPVDLSKGNKIFISTIPNSKPQNSTAYPANLQCQGADSCDGQLPAVNRSIIDGVDAEVIERLKFLQSNLKDCRAFCQNNCEEQEEASKKPCAIEDAVMARLRVLNSCPDNIASLKQENNNHHQLDTSTNRADNIDDAVMSRLRILKSRPDNVNPLGQESSKHEPDAATGTNNFIDNAVMSRLRILKSRPDNANSLGQESSKHEPDASTGTNDLIDNAVMSRLRILKCRDDNINSLDDAIKQHVEACTDQPNWDEDGVVAKIQAPNGDTVSTADGFQNILHSNNFVRHSEGKDSVSGLDSPGDATCSDEDNGRKAPSDEVNDKTAVQSEGSFPMNIGWPLSTMDSHICTAGSQETPLISSSVHRYDIFPPKWEHMLKENFFHPGK, encoded by the exons atgcTGCCCTACCACGGCGATCGCCACCGGGGCTCGCCCCCGCCGTAccccgcggcagcggcgcactcCTCGCTCTCCCCCTCGGCCGCTCCCTTCACCGTGGACTGCCCCCGCCCCGCGGCGGATCCCAGGGTCCGCAACCCCAACCCCCCCGGGCTCGATCTCCCCACCGCGCCTTCCCTctacaccaccgccgccgccggagactgGGGGAGCTCGTCGTGGATGGAACCCCCCGCCAGCTACATggccccctcccccgccgctgccacccccccgccgccggcgtaTAAAG GTGAAGCTCCTGAAACTGCACCATATGGTATATTCCCTGGGACTTGTCAAATTGGTAACTTTATGGTTACACGTCCATTGAGATCAGAGAGCTCACAACTAACAAGTGCAAAAGGTCCTGGAACTTGGCTAGGAAGTTCAGAGGTTCTGCCCAGTGGTGTTGGGCCATCAGTTTTTAGTCCGCAGCAGAATACCTTTGTGCATAAATCAGAAGATGCAGAACCTTATCCTACACAGCGAGGTTTATTACAGTATCCTCCTCAGTATCCTGCATATGACAAATACATGACACAGCTTTCATCATGTTCAACAAATGTGCCACCTCCTGTCATGTGGACGCCACCTGCCAATTCTTCTGAAGTGGTCGAACAAATGTTTCCAGTGATGAATAAAAATACTGGGGAAAGTTCTTCATCCTTTTCTTCATATATGAATCCTTGTAGAATCAACCTTGATTATTTTGATTGCATGTGGAATGAACAAAAAGATCTTGGGCATCAGACTACTGATAAACACCATGGAAAATGGAGCAGCTCTGCTAGCAATGCGGGAGACCATTTGCTCAATTCTCTTGGAGCAGATCACCGTGCTGCAAGGTGTTTTGGAAATGGGAGACCTATACAGGAATCTTCAGAGATGAAATATGACCGGGGTAGCTTTAATTCCAAAGTTTCTCCATCTGAGGTTGGATATGTTCAGTCTCGTGAATTTTCATCCGAGTTGCCTGAGGTTAATAACCCCACTGTTGATTCACCTTGTTGGAAGGGTGCACCTATTGCATATCCTCCTTCATTTGGTATTATGAAAAATACCGACAATTCCCACTCTGTAAATGGGGTAGGTGGTTATCAAATCGAGCAATCACCCGAATGGAGTTTAAAGTATTCAGAGCTATTCTCCAAACATCAGGAAGTATCAGCTTCTGAAAGTGTCAAAAGTGATGCTTTGAAGACATTCAAGTTGCCCGAGACACGTAAAAACACTGAAGATAATAAAGAAGTACTTCCGGTCTGTATTGGGGTTCATAATGGTATTGGTAACAATGCAAGTTATTTTCCTGAAGAACAAAATTCCAGAAGACAGAAATGCTATGATTCTACAGGAGATTGTAAGAACATGATAGCTGCGAATCAACAGGAAAACCTTTCAGTCAGCAAAGCCAAACTCTTAGGTGAGGATAGTTCCAACCATATTGGGAGCATAACTGAAGAATCAATTAACAAAGGGCCTAGTCCTCTTGGCAGTGCTCCTAGGGCTCTTGTTGAGAATCTGAGTGAAAGCCTACATGTTAATGTTTGTTCTCAAGCAGCTGGGGCAGAGGAATGCACACAGGCTCAAATATGTGCAAAAGGAGGTCAGCAGCCTCGCTATTATTCAGATTCTGGGGGGAGCATGTTGAAGACGTCTTCTGAATCAAGATCGAAGTCTCGGGCAGAACTTCTGAAACAAATGCATGATTTATCGGCAATGCTTCTGTCCACTTGCAATAGCGTTCCATTACAGGGATATGAAGAGGAACTTCTGCAATTAGTGATTCAAAATCTTAGAGATGCTAGTTCCTGTATAAGCAAG GTTCAAAATATGAGTTGTTCAAGGAATAACTTATGGATGGCAATGCCTGAACACTCATTAGTAGAGAACGATTCAGAATTGAAGACCTCTATTTCACAG GCTGTTGCTAAGCTCCCAGAGGATAAGACGCTTGATGATATTGATGTCTCGCAATTGTCGATCTACAAAAATTTGTGGGTTGAAGCAGAAGCATCAGCATGTAAGCTCAAATATGAGCTTCAACTTACCCGTGTGAAGCTTGCAGCAATGGAAAATCACAATAACACACAAG TTCCTGTTGACTTATCAAAAGGCAATAAAATCTTTATCTCAACCATACCCAATAGTAAACCACAAAACAGCACTGCCTATCCTGCGAACTTGCAATGTCAGGGAGCAGATAGTTGTGACGGGCAACTTCCTGCAGTAAATAGGAGCATCATTGATGGTGTTGATGCTGAGGTGATTGAGCGATTGAAATTTTTACAGTCCAATTTGAAGGATTGTCGTGCTTTTTGCCAAAACAACTGTGAAGAGCAGGAAGAAGCAAGCAAAAAACCATGTGCAATTGAAGATGCTGTTATGGCCAGGCTAAGGGTTTTGAATTCGTGTCCTGATAATATAGCCTCTCTAAAACAGGAAAACAACAACCACCACCAGCTAGATACAAGCACAAACAGAGCAGATAATATTGATGATGCTGTTATGTCTAGGCTGAGAATTTTGAAGTCCCGTCCTGATAATGTAAACCCACTGGGTCAGGAAAGCAGCAAGCATGAGCCAGATGCAGCTACAGGCACAAATAATTTTATTGACAATGCTGTTATGTCTAGGCTGAGAATTTTGAAGTCCCGTCCTGATAATGCAAACTCATTGGGTCAGGAAAGCAGCAAGCATGAGCCAGATGCAAGCACAGGCACAAATGATTTAATTGATAATGCTGTTATGTCTAGACTGAGAATTTTGAAGTGCCGTGACGATAATATAAATTCATTGGACGATGCCATCAAGCAGCATGTAGAAGCATGTACTGATCAACCAAATTGGGATGAAGATGGTGTTGTGGCCAAAATACAAGCTCCAAATGGCGACACTGTGAGCACTGCTGACGGGTTCCAAAATATTCTGCATTCTAATAATTTTGTGAGGCACTCGGAAGGAAAAGATTCTGTCAGTGGTCTAGACTCTCCTGGTGATGCAACCTGTAGTGATGAAGATAATGGTCGCAAGGCACCTTCTGATGAAGTCAATGACAAAACTGCAGTCCAAAGCGAAGGTAGTTTTCCCATGAACATTGGTTGGCCGCTAAGTACAATGGACTCTCATATTTGTACAGCAGGGTCTCAAGAGACGCCCCTAATCTCCTCTTCAGTTCACAGGTATGATATATTTCCGCCGAAGTGGGAGCATATGCTGAAGGAGAACTTCTTCCATCCAGGCAAATAG
- the LOC4349242 gene encoding uncharacterized protein isoform X4: MLPYHGDRHRGSPPPYPAAAAHSSLSPSAAPFTVDCPRPAADPRVRNPNPPGLDLPTAPSLYTTAAAGDWGSSSWMEPPASYMAPSPAAATPPPPAYKGEAPETAPYGIFPGTCQIGNFMVTRPLRSESSQLTSAKGPGTWLGSSEVLPSGVGPSVFSPQQNTFVHKSEDAEPYPTQRGLLQYPPQYPAYDKYMTQLSSCSTNVPPPVMWTPPANSSEVVEQMFPVMNKNTGESSSSFSSYMNPCRINLDYFDCMWNEQKDLGHQTTDKHHGKWSSSASNAGDHLLNSLGADHRAARCFGNGRPIQESSEMKYDRGSFNSKVSPSEVGYVQSREFSSELPEVNNPTVDSPCWKGAPIAYPPSFGIMKNTDNSHSVNGVGGYQIEQSPEWSLKYSELFSKHQEVSASESVKSDALKTFKLPETRKNTEDNKEVLPVCIGVHNGIGNNASYFPEEQNSRRQKCYDSTGDCKNMIAANQQENLSVSKAKLLGEDSSNHIGSITEESINKGPSPLGSAPRALVENLSESLHVNVCSQAAGAEECTQAQICAKGGQQPRYYSDSGGSMLKTSSESRSKSRAELLKQMHDLSAMLLSTCNSVPLQGYEEELLQLVIQNLRDASSCISKVQNMSCSRNNLWMAMPEHSLVENDSELKTSISQAVAKLPEDKTLDDIDVSQLSIYKNLWVEAEASACKLKYELQLTRVKLAAMENHNNTQVPVDLSKGNKIFISTIPNSKPQNSTAYPANLQCQGADSCDGQLPAVNRSIIDGVDAEVIERLKFLQSNLKDCRAFCQNNCEEQEEASKKPCAIEDAVMARLRVLNSCPDNIASLKQENNNHHQLDTSTNRADNIDDAVMSRLRILKSRPDNVNPLGQESSKHEPDAATGTNNFIDNAVMSRLRILKSRPDNANSLGQESSKHEPDASTGTNDLIDNAVMSRLRILKCRDDNINSLDDAIKQHVEACTDQPNWDEDGVVAKIQAPNGDTVSTADGFQNILHSNNFVRHSEGKDSVSGLDSPGDATCSDEDNGRKAPSDEVNDKTAVQSEGMIYFRRSGSIC; encoded by the exons atgcTGCCCTACCACGGCGATCGCCACCGGGGCTCGCCCCCGCCGTAccccgcggcagcggcgcactcCTCGCTCTCCCCCTCGGCCGCTCCCTTCACCGTGGACTGCCCCCGCCCCGCGGCGGATCCCAGGGTCCGCAACCCCAACCCCCCCGGGCTCGATCTCCCCACCGCGCCTTCCCTctacaccaccgccgccgccggagactgGGGGAGCTCGTCGTGGATGGAACCCCCCGCCAGCTACATggccccctcccccgccgctgccacccccccgccgccggcgtaTAAAG GTGAAGCTCCTGAAACTGCACCATATGGTATATTCCCTGGGACTTGTCAAATTGGTAACTTTATGGTTACACGTCCATTGAGATCAGAGAGCTCACAACTAACAAGTGCAAAAGGTCCTGGAACTTGGCTAGGAAGTTCAGAGGTTCTGCCCAGTGGTGTTGGGCCATCAGTTTTTAGTCCGCAGCAGAATACCTTTGTGCATAAATCAGAAGATGCAGAACCTTATCCTACACAGCGAGGTTTATTACAGTATCCTCCTCAGTATCCTGCATATGACAAATACATGACACAGCTTTCATCATGTTCAACAAATGTGCCACCTCCTGTCATGTGGACGCCACCTGCCAATTCTTCTGAAGTGGTCGAACAAATGTTTCCAGTGATGAATAAAAATACTGGGGAAAGTTCTTCATCCTTTTCTTCATATATGAATCCTTGTAGAATCAACCTTGATTATTTTGATTGCATGTGGAATGAACAAAAAGATCTTGGGCATCAGACTACTGATAAACACCATGGAAAATGGAGCAGCTCTGCTAGCAATGCGGGAGACCATTTGCTCAATTCTCTTGGAGCAGATCACCGTGCTGCAAGGTGTTTTGGAAATGGGAGACCTATACAGGAATCTTCAGAGATGAAATATGACCGGGGTAGCTTTAATTCCAAAGTTTCTCCATCTGAGGTTGGATATGTTCAGTCTCGTGAATTTTCATCCGAGTTGCCTGAGGTTAATAACCCCACTGTTGATTCACCTTGTTGGAAGGGTGCACCTATTGCATATCCTCCTTCATTTGGTATTATGAAAAATACCGACAATTCCCACTCTGTAAATGGGGTAGGTGGTTATCAAATCGAGCAATCACCCGAATGGAGTTTAAAGTATTCAGAGCTATTCTCCAAACATCAGGAAGTATCAGCTTCTGAAAGTGTCAAAAGTGATGCTTTGAAGACATTCAAGTTGCCCGAGACACGTAAAAACACTGAAGATAATAAAGAAGTACTTCCGGTCTGTATTGGGGTTCATAATGGTATTGGTAACAATGCAAGTTATTTTCCTGAAGAACAAAATTCCAGAAGACAGAAATGCTATGATTCTACAGGAGATTGTAAGAACATGATAGCTGCGAATCAACAGGAAAACCTTTCAGTCAGCAAAGCCAAACTCTTAGGTGAGGATAGTTCCAACCATATTGGGAGCATAACTGAAGAATCAATTAACAAAGGGCCTAGTCCTCTTGGCAGTGCTCCTAGGGCTCTTGTTGAGAATCTGAGTGAAAGCCTACATGTTAATGTTTGTTCTCAAGCAGCTGGGGCAGAGGAATGCACACAGGCTCAAATATGTGCAAAAGGAGGTCAGCAGCCTCGCTATTATTCAGATTCTGGGGGGAGCATGTTGAAGACGTCTTCTGAATCAAGATCGAAGTCTCGGGCAGAACTTCTGAAACAAATGCATGATTTATCGGCAATGCTTCTGTCCACTTGCAATAGCGTTCCATTACAGGGATATGAAGAGGAACTTCTGCAATTAGTGATTCAAAATCTTAGAGATGCTAGTTCCTGTATAAGCAAG GTTCAAAATATGAGTTGTTCAAGGAATAACTTATGGATGGCAATGCCTGAACACTCATTAGTAGAGAACGATTCAGAATTGAAGACCTCTATTTCACAG GCTGTTGCTAAGCTCCCAGAGGATAAGACGCTTGATGATATTGATGTCTCGCAATTGTCGATCTACAAAAATTTGTGGGTTGAAGCAGAAGCATCAGCATGTAAGCTCAAATATGAGCTTCAACTTACCCGTGTGAAGCTTGCAGCAATGGAAAATCACAATAACACACAAG TTCCTGTTGACTTATCAAAAGGCAATAAAATCTTTATCTCAACCATACCCAATAGTAAACCACAAAACAGCACTGCCTATCCTGCGAACTTGCAATGTCAGGGAGCAGATAGTTGTGACGGGCAACTTCCTGCAGTAAATAGGAGCATCATTGATGGTGTTGATGCTGAGGTGATTGAGCGATTGAAATTTTTACAGTCCAATTTGAAGGATTGTCGTGCTTTTTGCCAAAACAACTGTGAAGAGCAGGAAGAAGCAAGCAAAAAACCATGTGCAATTGAAGATGCTGTTATGGCCAGGCTAAGGGTTTTGAATTCGTGTCCTGATAATATAGCCTCTCTAAAACAGGAAAACAACAACCACCACCAGCTAGATACAAGCACAAACAGAGCAGATAATATTGATGATGCTGTTATGTCTAGGCTGAGAATTTTGAAGTCCCGTCCTGATAATGTAAACCCACTGGGTCAGGAAAGCAGCAAGCATGAGCCAGATGCAGCTACAGGCACAAATAATTTTATTGACAATGCTGTTATGTCTAGGCTGAGAATTTTGAAGTCCCGTCCTGATAATGCAAACTCATTGGGTCAGGAAAGCAGCAAGCATGAGCCAGATGCAAGCACAGGCACAAATGATTTAATTGATAATGCTGTTATGTCTAGACTGAGAATTTTGAAGTGCCGTGACGATAATATAAATTCATTGGACGATGCCATCAAGCAGCATGTAGAAGCATGTACTGATCAACCAAATTGGGATGAAGATGGTGTTGTGGCCAAAATACAAGCTCCAAATGGCGACACTGTGAGCACTGCTGACGGGTTCCAAAATATTCTGCATTCTAATAATTTTGTGAGGCACTCGGAAGGAAAAGATTCTGTCAGTGGTCTAGACTCTCCTGGTGATGCAACCTGTAGTGATGAAGATAATGGTCGCAAGGCACCTTCTGATGAAGTCAATGACAAAACTGCAGTCCAAAGCGAAG GTATGATATATTTCCGCCGAAGTGGGAGCATATGCTGA